The following are encoded in a window of Halosolutus halophilus genomic DNA:
- a CDS encoding DUF7521 family protein: MNEIAEAVLMTMQMAVFALALGLTLISFQSYRMNKTKRLESAFIGFAFLSMGVALTTIVSQVPTLSTLFRIVETIPFIIGFGMLYLSLYR; this comes from the coding sequence ATGAATGAGATAGCCGAAGCCGTCCTTATGACGATGCAGATGGCCGTGTTTGCGCTCGCACTGGGCCTGACGCTCATCAGCTTTCAATCGTACAGAATGAACAAAACGAAGCGGCTGGAATCCGCGTTCATCGGGTTCGCGTTTCTCAGTATGGGGGTTGCACTCACGACGATCGTTTCACAGGTCCCAACGCTTTCGACCCTGTTCCGGATCGTCGAGACGATTCCGTTTATCATCGGGTTCGGGATGCTCTACCTGTCGCTGTATCGGTGA
- a CDS encoding ArsR/SmtB family transcription factor, whose product MDEESSIEDILDMIGDEHARTVLASISREPCSAKELAERLDLSQPTIYRRLELLEDYDLIKHRTLVADDGNHYKEFQSNFNSTVISLEDDEYDVRIFREENLPDRFTQLWDELGAT is encoded by the coding sequence ATGGATGAAGAGTCCTCCATCGAAGACATTCTTGACATGATCGGGGACGAACACGCCAGAACCGTCCTCGCCTCGATCAGCCGCGAACCCTGTTCGGCGAAGGAACTGGCGGAACGGCTGGATCTGTCCCAGCCGACGATCTATCGACGCCTCGAACTCCTCGAGGACTACGACCTCATCAAGCACCGGACGCTCGTCGCGGACGACGGCAACCACTACAAGGAGTTCCAGTCCAATTTCAATAGCACGGTCATCTCACTGGAAGACGACGAGTACGACGTTCGTATTTTCCGTGAAGAAAACCTCCCGGACCGGTTTACCCAACTCTGGGACGAACTCGGTGCGACCTAG
- a CDS encoding metal-dependent hydrolase — MPSVLVHVAFAGLLGTALLGDRFDTKAILTVMIVTATIDADTVIGIYFPGAHRALFHNVWFLLVPGALLYWDASLREESAVHARWGAYGYRVIWVTLVTLLFAHVLLDAFYNGVNLLWPLHDRFYDLSGELLLSSDRGIEQTFVEFDDGSHRITDATARGTTEDTYYSTGFNPTPGEPANGAERTFPIADTGELFVLTAAGLGTVLFRIAETYRTEKNE; from the coding sequence ATGCCATCGGTTCTCGTCCACGTCGCGTTCGCGGGACTGCTCGGGACCGCATTGCTCGGCGACCGGTTCGACACGAAGGCGATTCTCACCGTGATGATCGTGACCGCGACGATCGACGCCGATACGGTGATCGGAATCTACTTTCCCGGCGCTCACCGTGCGCTCTTTCACAACGTCTGGTTCCTCCTCGTTCCGGGCGCGCTGTTGTACTGGGACGCGAGTCTCCGCGAGGAGTCGGCCGTCCACGCGCGCTGGGGGGCGTACGGCTACCGGGTGATCTGGGTTACCCTCGTCACGCTGTTGTTCGCACACGTCCTGCTGGACGCGTTCTACAACGGCGTCAACCTCCTCTGGCCGCTTCACGACCGGTTCTACGATCTCTCGGGCGAGTTGCTCCTCTCCAGCGATCGCGGGATCGAACAGACGTTCGTCGAGTTCGACGATGGCAGCCACAGAATCACCGACGCGACGGCCCGCGGCACCACCGAGGATACGTACTACTCGACCGGGTTCAACCCGACGCCCGGAGAGCCCGCGAACGGTGCCGAACGGACGTTTCCGATCGCGGACACGGGAGAGCTGTTCGTGCTCACCGCGGCGGGACTCGGGACGGTACTCTTTCGAATCGCCGAAACGTATCGGACCGAGAAGAACGAATGA
- a CDS encoding helix-turn-helix domain-containing protein, with translation MGGRGPKRELAEKIAGEITLSADPGATLRKWRTDFGISQTDLAAEIDVSSSVISDYESGRRESPGIGVVSRLVEGLLAIDERRGGDRIRQYGRVLSAGFDSDVVHDLREYATSIPLTRLYDAIDATEIATGATDRISGHTVIDSIEAITRLSSEEFFRLYGQSTNRVLVFTGVTRGESPLVALRVVNPTPNAVILHGIDEPDLWDHAADLARIDGYSLAVTTEPLDEMLDHLVTLE, from the coding sequence ATGGGCGGACGTGGACCGAAACGAGAACTCGCAGAGAAGATCGCCGGGGAGATCACGCTGAGTGCCGATCCCGGTGCCACGTTACGCAAGTGGCGGACCGACTTCGGAATCTCCCAGACCGATCTGGCGGCGGAGATCGACGTCTCCTCCTCGGTCATCTCCGACTACGAGAGCGGTCGCCGGGAGAGCCCCGGCATCGGCGTCGTCAGCCGCCTCGTCGAGGGCCTGCTCGCGATCGACGAACGCCGCGGCGGGGACCGCATTCGACAGTACGGCCGCGTGCTGTCGGCCGGGTTCGACAGCGACGTCGTCCACGATCTCCGGGAGTACGCGACGTCGATCCCGCTCACGCGGCTGTACGACGCGATCGACGCGACCGAAATCGCGACCGGGGCCACCGATCGGATCAGCGGCCACACCGTTATCGACAGCATCGAGGCGATCACCAGGCTCTCCAGCGAGGAGTTCTTCCGGCTCTACGGCCAGAGCACGAACCGCGTCCTCGTGTTCACGGGCGTCACTCGCGGCGAATCGCCGCTGGTCGCACTCCGAGTGGTCAACCCGACCCCCAACGCCGTCATCCTGCACGGGATCGACGAACCCGACCTGTGGGATCACGCCGCCGACCTGGCGCGGATCGACGGCTACTCGCTGGCCGTGACGACCGAGCCGTTAGACGAGATGCTCGACCACCTCGTCACTCTCGAGTGA
- the gcvH gene encoding glycine cleavage system protein GcvH has product MSFDIPEDRQYLESHEWAEETDGVVRVGITDFAQDELGDVVFVELPDEGDAVTQEEEFGVIESIKAVSDLYAPVSGEVASINEELFDAPELVNDDPFGEGWMLEIDPDDASELDALLTADEYEDQIA; this is encoded by the coding sequence ATGAGCTTCGACATTCCCGAAGACCGGCAGTATCTAGAATCGCACGAGTGGGCCGAAGAGACCGACGGCGTCGTTCGCGTCGGCATCACCGACTTCGCACAGGACGAACTCGGCGACGTCGTCTTCGTCGAACTCCCCGACGAGGGCGACGCGGTCACACAGGAGGAGGAGTTCGGCGTCATCGAATCGATCAAAGCGGTGTCCGACCTCTACGCACCCGTCAGCGGCGAGGTCGCGTCGATCAACGAAGAACTGTTCGACGCGCCGGAACTCGTCAACGACGATCCGTTCGGCGAGGGCTGGATGCTCGAGATCGACCCCGACGACGCGAGCGAACTCGACGCTCTCCTGACCGCGGACGAGTACGAGGACCAGATCGCCTGA
- the gcvT gene encoding glycine cleavage system aminomethyltransferase GcvT, which translates to MPLQTPPLRGIHDDRGAKFTEFGGWDMPVEFDSIRTEHEAVRTDVGKFDVSHMGQIHVTGPDATTLMQRLTSNDVTRLDVGDSQYATITNEDGNIIDDTVVYRLPDGDGERSAGSAGGGDPTYLFVPNAGTDEATHERWITHRNEWDLDATVDNRTDEYAMFAVQGPEAPDLVDRVVDDSVTDLNRFEARYATIGETTCWTARTGYTGEDGFELIVPWSEAEAIWSMLDCQPCGLGARDTLRIEAGLLLAGQDFDVESNPRTPYEAGIGFTVDLETEFVGRDALARVREEGIEEELVGFALIDRGVPRHGYDITTTESRVVGTVTSGTMSPTLERPIGLGYVPIEYADPGTTLQVVVRGQSKKARVEPIPFIDTV; encoded by the coding sequence ATGCCGCTTCAGACGCCGCCGTTGCGTGGGATTCACGACGACCGGGGGGCGAAGTTCACGGAGTTCGGTGGCTGGGACATGCCAGTCGAATTCGACTCGATTCGTACCGAACACGAGGCCGTTCGCACCGACGTGGGGAAGTTCGACGTCTCCCACATGGGCCAGATTCACGTCACCGGCCCCGACGCGACGACGCTGATGCAACGGCTCACCTCGAACGACGTCACCAGACTCGACGTCGGCGACTCGCAGTACGCGACCATCACGAACGAGGATGGCAACATCATCGACGACACGGTGGTCTACCGGCTCCCGGACGGGGATGGCGAGCGATCGGCTGGTTCGGCCGGAGGCGGCGACCCGACGTACCTCTTCGTCCCCAACGCGGGGACCGACGAGGCGACCCACGAACGCTGGATCACCCACCGAAACGAGTGGGACCTCGACGCGACCGTCGACAACCGGACCGACGAGTACGCGATGTTCGCCGTTCAGGGGCCCGAGGCACCCGACCTCGTCGATCGAGTGGTCGACGACTCGGTCACCGACCTGAATCGGTTCGAGGCCAGATACGCAACGATCGGCGAGACGACGTGCTGGACCGCTCGCACCGGCTACACGGGCGAGGACGGGTTCGAACTGATCGTTCCCTGGTCCGAGGCCGAGGCGATCTGGTCGATGCTCGACTGCCAGCCCTGTGGCCTCGGGGCCCGCGACACCCTGCGGATCGAAGCGGGCCTGTTGCTCGCCGGGCAGGACTTCGACGTCGAGTCGAATCCACGGACGCCTTACGAGGCCGGTATCGGCTTCACCGTCGACCTTGAGACGGAGTTCGTCGGCCGCGACGCGCTCGCGCGGGTTCGCGAGGAGGGTATCGAAGAGGAACTCGTCGGCTTCGCGCTGATCGATCGGGGCGTCCCCCGCCACGGCTACGACATCACCACCACCGAGAGTCGGGTCGTCGGAACGGTCACCAGCGGCACGATGAGCCCGACCCTCGAGAGACCGATCGGGCTCGGCTACGTACCGATCGAGTACGCCGACCCTGGCACGACGTTACAGGTCGTCGTTCGCGGACAGTCCAAAAAAGCAAGAGTTGAACCCATCCCCTTCATTGACACAGTATAA
- a CDS encoding NYN domain-containing protein, translated as MFDRVRARLAPDSEGPPTVGLFVDGPNVFRDEFDVDLDDLRTAARDLGRVGVIRLYLDEHATPGLIQAAEARGFEVIVTSGDVDVKLAVDATALAGDGTFDRLAIASRDTDFKPVLEYAGTVGVETVAIAPGSYGRSDALRNAADDAITLGT; from the coding sequence ATGTTCGACCGCGTTCGTGCCCGTCTCGCGCCCGATTCCGAGGGACCGCCGACCGTCGGTCTGTTCGTCGACGGGCCGAACGTCTTCCGCGACGAGTTCGACGTCGACCTCGACGACCTCCGTACGGCAGCGCGGGACCTCGGCCGGGTCGGCGTCATTCGCCTCTATCTCGACGAACACGCCACCCCCGGACTCATCCAGGCCGCTGAGGCCCGCGGGTTCGAGGTGATCGTGACCAGCGGCGACGTCGACGTCAAACTCGCCGTCGACGCGACCGCGCTCGCCGGCGACGGCACGTTCGATCGGCTCGCCATCGCCTCGCGGGACACCGATTTCAAACCCGTCCTCGAGTACGCCGGAACCGTCGGCGTCGAGACCGTCGCGATCGCACCGGGATCGTACGGCCGATCGGACGCGCTCCGGAACGCAGCGGACGACGCGATCACGCTCGGTACCTGA
- a CDS encoding S8 family peptidase, whose product MPQDGSNDRGRTPPVDRRTILRSLSLGGLLGSTGLASASTTPGGDSGPRKDELLVGVSESVSDVRGAVRSAAPANAEIGRTNDAIYYATVSFPSDAPDRAREQFVEAVTRFDEVEYVEPNATIEAIGEPDDPYYDSQHAPQQIGCETAWETTLGDDDVVVAVVDQGIQYDHPTLAGTIDDRHGEDFVRSGSEPYPASDEERHGTHVGAIAAGETDNATGHAGISNCSLLSVRALDESGRGSLSDIADAIQWAADAGADVVNLSLGTGDDYATLANACEYARDRGCLLVGAAGNEGADGVMYPAAYEDVIGVSAVDENDSIAAFSNRGTGIDLAAPGTRLVSAVPWDGYARMSGTSMAAPVVSGVAGLVRSAYPDLSREALQEHLQETAVDVGLDADAQGHGRVDAGAAVTTDPYPDSDEGSGGDGESSGECGDETITASADGELSGGWWGESDRYSYPLYTSDPCSVTLTLEGPADADFHLYVTLDGRSPSRWDYDEGSAESGASESISVSLSGDEDLGIQVHADTGSGAYTLTVRERGQ is encoded by the coding sequence ATGCCACAGGACGGCTCCAACGATCGGGGCAGAACACCGCCGGTCGATCGGCGAACGATTCTGCGGTCTCTTTCACTCGGTGGCTTGCTCGGATCGACCGGGCTCGCGAGCGCGAGCACGACCCCTGGAGGCGATTCGGGCCCCAGGAAAGACGAACTCCTCGTCGGCGTCTCCGAGTCGGTCTCGGACGTTCGCGGAGCGGTCCGCTCGGCCGCCCCCGCTAACGCCGAAATCGGTCGGACGAACGACGCGATTTACTACGCCACCGTCTCGTTTCCCTCGGACGCTCCGGATCGGGCACGCGAGCAGTTCGTCGAGGCCGTCACCCGATTCGACGAGGTCGAATACGTCGAACCGAACGCGACGATCGAGGCGATCGGCGAACCCGACGATCCCTACTACGATTCCCAGCACGCCCCGCAGCAAATCGGCTGCGAGACCGCCTGGGAGACGACGCTCGGCGACGACGACGTCGTCGTCGCCGTGGTCGACCAGGGCATCCAGTACGATCATCCGACGCTCGCTGGCACGATCGACGATCGACACGGCGAGGACTTCGTCCGGTCGGGGAGCGAGCCCTATCCGGCGAGCGACGAGGAACGGCACGGAACGCACGTCGGAGCGATCGCCGCGGGTGAAACCGACAACGCCACCGGACACGCGGGCATCAGCAACTGTTCGCTGCTCTCCGTTCGCGCGCTCGACGAGTCCGGTCGCGGTTCGCTGTCCGACATCGCCGACGCGATCCAGTGGGCTGCCGACGCCGGCGCGGACGTCGTCAACCTCTCGCTCGGGACGGGCGACGACTACGCGACCCTCGCGAACGCCTGCGAGTACGCGCGGGATCGGGGGTGCCTGCTCGTCGGAGCCGCCGGCAACGAGGGGGCTGACGGCGTCATGTATCCGGCAGCCTACGAGGACGTGATCGGCGTCTCGGCGGTCGACGAGAACGACTCGATCGCCGCTTTCTCGAACAGGGGCACGGGAATCGACCTCGCGGCACCGGGCACCAGGCTCGTCTCGGCCGTCCCCTGGGACGGGTATGCACGGATGTCGGGAACGTCGATGGCAGCGCCGGTCGTCTCCGGTGTGGCCGGCCTGGTGCGATCGGCCTATCCCGATCTCTCGCGCGAGGCCCTCCAGGAGCACCTCCAGGAGACTGCCGTCGACGTCGGCCTCGACGCGGACGCGCAGGGCCACGGTCGCGTCGACGCGGGGGCTGCGGTGACGACCGATCCGTATCCGGATTCCGACGAGGGATCGGGTGGCGACGGGGAGTCGAGCGGCGAGTGTGGCGACGAAACGATCACCGCGAGCGCCGACGGGGAACTCAGCGGCGGCTGGTGGGGCGAAAGCGATCGATACAGCTATCCCCTGTACACGTCGGATCCGTGTTCCGTCACGCTCACACTCGAGGGACCGGCTGACGCCGACTTCCACCTGTACGTGACCCTCGACGGGCGGTCACCGAGTCGGTGGGACTACGACGAAGGGAGCGCCGAATCCGGCGCCAGCGAGTCCATTTCCGTTTCGCTCTCCGGTGACGAGGACCTGGGAATCCAGGTGCACGCCGATACCGGAAGCGGTGCGTACACGCTGACGGTCCGGGAACGGGGGCAGTAA